A window from Chitinophaga filiformis encodes these proteins:
- a CDS encoding glycosyltransferase, with amino-acid sequence MTTTQQKPRLKIFTWHIHGSYLYYLSQGNYDIYIPVNEQRTPGYYGRGKTFPFGDNVHEVPVRMVKDLDFDVILYQSTKDYLVDQYDILSPAQRRLPRVYLEHNTPAKNPVTTRHVVNDRRICLVHVTHYNRLMWDNNRTPATVIEHGVTMPDVPYTGELPKGLVTINHLPQRGRGLGWDIFQHVRNILPVDLVGMGNGKDGLGEVLHPQLPSFRSRYRFYFHPVRHTSLALAVCEAMMQGMPVVGLATTELVTVIENGKNGFIHTDINYLIKKMKLLLNEPELAAQMGEAARATAMKRFNIDRFTADWERLFETVCSGNMNEIIYTDQLFGKPAIESDHSTITSDN; translated from the coding sequence ATGACGACTACACAGCAAAAGCCCAGGCTGAAGATCTTTACTTGGCACATCCATGGAAGTTACCTGTATTACCTGTCACAAGGCAATTATGACATCTATATTCCTGTCAACGAGCAACGTACCCCGGGGTACTACGGTAGAGGAAAGACATTTCCATTCGGTGATAATGTACATGAGGTCCCGGTAAGAATGGTGAAAGATTTAGACTTTGACGTCATCCTTTACCAGTCCACAAAAGATTACCTGGTAGATCAATATGATATTTTATCGCCCGCCCAGCGCAGGTTACCAAGGGTCTACCTGGAACATAATACACCAGCCAAGAACCCGGTTACTACGAGACACGTAGTGAACGACCGCCGCATTTGCCTGGTACACGTAACCCACTACAACCGGTTAATGTGGGACAACAACCGCACACCGGCTACCGTGATCGAACATGGTGTGACTATGCCGGATGTACCATATACAGGAGAACTGCCCAAGGGACTGGTTACTATCAATCACCTGCCGCAGCGTGGCAGGGGACTGGGCTGGGACATTTTTCAGCATGTCCGTAATATACTACCGGTCGACCTCGTAGGCATGGGCAACGGTAAGGATGGCCTTGGCGAAGTATTACATCCGCAGCTGCCTTCATTCAGGAGCAGGTACCGTTTCTATTTCCATCCTGTAAGGCATACCAGCCTGGCGCTGGCCGTTTGTGAGGCGATGATGCAGGGTATGCCTGTAGTAGGCCTGGCAACGACAGAGCTGGTAACGGTGATCGAGAACGGTAAGAATGGATTCATCCACACAGATATTAATTACCTGATCAAGAAAATGAAGTTATTGCTGAATGAGCCGGAACTCGCGGCGCAAATGGGGGAAGCAGCGAGGGCTACAGCTATGAAGCGGTTTAATATAGATCGTTTTACCGCAGACTGGGAGAGATTGTTCGAGACCGTCTGCAGCGGCAATATGAATGAGATAATTTATACTGACCAACTATTCGGAAAGCCGGCGATAGAGTCTGATCACAGCACTATTACCAGTGATAACTGA